A window of Eubacteriaceae bacterium ES3 contains these coding sequences:
- a CDS encoding ATP-binding cassette domain-containing protein: MKKTFKVKDGQVNALDDINLTIGQGEIYGIIGMSGAGKSTLVRCINLLEKPTSGQVFIDGEDISGIEEKALRRVRYSLGMIFQQFNLLSQRTAEQNILFPLEIAGVEKEAAKKRAKELLSLVGLADKAKAYPSQLSGGQKQRIAIARALANNPKILLCDEATSALDPSTTKAILNLLKEINEKLGITIVIITHEMSVVEEICSHVAIIDKSHIAEEGTVEEVFRNPQTEIARKMILPERDDVKMDMGAQTYRLVFDEKSASQAVIARMVLETNCLVNILHAELQHIDGVSYGQMVVQFGDDERGRNKALSYLTAHQITVEEVN, translated from the coding sequence TTGAAAAAAACATTTAAGGTCAAAGACGGTCAGGTAAATGCCCTGGATGATATTAACCTGACAATTGGCCAAGGGGAAATTTATGGAATCATCGGCATGAGCGGTGCAGGCAAAAGTACCCTGGTTCGATGTATCAATCTACTTGAAAAGCCAACCAGCGGACAGGTATTTATTGATGGTGAAGATATTTCCGGTATCGAAGAAAAGGCGCTGAGACGGGTCCGCTATTCTCTTGGGATGATCTTTCAGCAGTTCAATCTTTTATCCCAGCGGACGGCTGAGCAAAACATTCTTTTTCCATTAGAAATTGCCGGTGTAGAGAAAGAAGCGGCAAAGAAACGGGCAAAGGAGCTTCTCTCACTTGTCGGGCTGGCAGATAAAGCAAAAGCTTATCCATCGCAGCTCTCGGGCGGTCAGAAGCAGAGAATTGCCATTGCCAGAGCCCTGGCTAATAACCCCAAGATTTTGTTATGTGACGAGGCGACCTCAGCGCTTGACCCTTCAACAACCAAAGCTATTTTAAATCTTTTAAAAGAAATTAATGAAAAGCTGGGGATTACAATTGTCATTATCACCCATGAAATGAGTGTAGTGGAGGAAATCTGCAGTCATGTAGCAATCATTGACAAAAGTCATATTGCTGAAGAAGGGACTGTAGAGGAAGTTTTTAGAAATCCACAGACCGAGATTGCCAGAAAAATGATTCTGCCGGAACGGGATGATGTTAAGATGGACATGGGGGCTCAGACTTATAGACTGGTCTTCGATGAAAAATCGGCCAGCCAGGCGGTCATCGCCAGAATGGTTCTTGAAACTAACTGTCTGGTTAATATTCTTCATGCAGAGCTGCAGCATATAGACGGTGTCAGTTATGGACAGATGGTGGTTCAGTTTGGCGATGATGAGAGAGGACGAAACAAAGCACTTTCTTACTTAACAGCCCATCAAATAACGGTCGAGGAGGTGAATTAA
- a CDS encoding GlsB/YeaQ/YmgE family stress response membrane protein: MGIFSWIILGGIAGWLASIITSNNKDMGLLKNIVVGILGAVIGGWVFSFFGQAGVSGLNLWSIFVSFVGAAILLIVINMIKK; this comes from the coding sequence ATGGGTATTTTTTCATGGATTATTTTAGGCGGCATTGCCGGTTGGTTGGCCAGTATTATTACCAGCAATAATAAAGATATGGGTTTGCTCAAAAATATTGTTGTCGGGATTCTGGGTGCAGTGATTGGCGGTTGGGTATTTTCCTTCTTCGGACAGGCTGGAGTAAGTGGATTGAATTTATGGAGCATTTTTGTTTCTTTTGTGGGAGCAGCCATTCTTCTGATTGTAATCAATATGATAAAAAAATAA
- a CDS encoding YccF domain-containing protein: MRILGNIIWVIFGGFIMALGWLLAGIIACITIIGIPFGLQAFKMAKLVLWPFGRTIEYPNLKTTSIILNVFWIILFGWELAVASAVLGVVFCITLIGIPFGLQWFKFAMLALFPFGAEITEIQ, encoded by the coding sequence ATGAGAATACTGGGAAATATTATTTGGGTGATTTTTGGCGGTTTTATTATGGCCCTGGGCTGGCTTTTAGCCGGAATTATCGCCTGTATCACAATTATTGGAATTCCTTTTGGTCTGCAGGCCTTTAAGATGGCGAAACTGGTCTTATGGCCTTTTGGCCGAACTATAGAATATCCGAATTTAAAGACAACCTCGATTATTCTTAATGTCTTTTGGATTATATTATTCGGCTGGGAGCTGGCTGTTGCTTCAGCTGTATTGGGCGTGGTCTTTTGTATTACTCTGATCGGGATTCCCTTTGGGCTTCAGTGGTTCAAGTTTGCCATGTTGGCGCTATTTCCTTTTGGCGCTGAAATTACTGAGATACAATAA
- a CDS encoding methionine ABC transporter permease, with amino-acid sequence MWDSSMTPLIIQGIFETLYMTLTSTLLAYVLGIPMGILLVTSEEGGIKPFKALNLVLNIVVNITRSIPFLILLIAVIPLTRLITGTSIGSTATIVPLVIAAAPFIARLVESSLKEVDQGIVEASLSMGASPLQVVTKVLIPEAKPSLLMGAAIAVTTILGYSAMAGIVGGGGLGDIAIRFGYYRYETGVMIVTVVLLVLIVQFFQEVGMRIARQSDKRK; translated from the coding sequence ATGTGGGATTCATCAATGACACCATTAATTATTCAGGGGATTTTTGAAACGTTATATATGACTTTAACCTCAACACTGCTTGCCTACGTATTAGGAATACCGATGGGTATTCTTCTGGTAACCAGTGAAGAAGGCGGAATTAAACCTTTTAAGGCCCTGAATCTGGTCTTAAATATTGTTGTTAATATTACCCGCTCTATTCCTTTTCTGATCTTGCTAATCGCGGTGATTCCCCTAACTCGTCTGATTACTGGAACGAGTATTGGTTCAACCGCAACGATAGTACCGCTGGTAATTGCGGCAGCACCCTTTATTGCCAGACTTGTGGAGTCTTCACTAAAGGAAGTTGATCAGGGTATTGTTGAAGCCTCATTGTCAATGGGGGCCAGCCCGCTGCAAGTTGTTACGAAAGTCCTGATACCGGAAGCAAAACCTTCGCTTTTAATGGGTGCGGCGATTGCAGTGACGACCATTCTGGGATACTCGGCAATGGCGGGGATTGTTGGCGGCGGCGGACTTGGCGATATTGCCATTCGCTTTGGATACTACCGTTATGAAACGGGTGTAATGATTGTTACTGTTGTGTTACTGGTTTTAATTGTGCAGTTTTTTCAGGAAGTGGGTATGCGAATTGCCCGACAATCGGATAAACGAAAATAG
- a CDS encoding alpha/beta hydrolase, whose translation MKKMLKVMLVVLYSLLLMMLTYLGDFYRADLNAVQALTSDKTVKVEETPDSFIFIPLETNLSTGFIFYPGGKVEPEAYAPLMRSLAEKGVVTVIAKMPFNLAVFNQEAANKVMAEEDLSTIESWYIGGHSLGGSMASDFAVSNPDLVKGVVLMGAYPNKSPEDTGLFYLAITGSEDRIINRQSFESASWADTTQFENISGGNHSYFGDYGLQEGDSEGTISRTEQQSITDFLIDSFIKEAK comes from the coding sequence ATGAAAAAAATGTTAAAAGTTATGCTAGTAGTATTATATAGTCTACTATTAATGATGCTGACCTATCTGGGGGATTTCTATCGTGCCGATTTAAATGCGGTTCAGGCGCTTACGTCAGATAAGACTGTTAAAGTTGAAGAAACGCCGGATTCGTTTATATTTATTCCGTTGGAAACTAATCTTTCAACTGGTTTCATTTTTTATCCTGGCGGCAAAGTTGAACCTGAAGCATACGCTCCCCTGATGAGAAGTCTAGCCGAAAAGGGTGTAGTGACAGTGATCGCCAAAATGCCTTTTAATCTGGCAGTGTTTAACCAGGAAGCAGCTAACAAAGTGATGGCAGAAGAAGATCTGAGTACAATCGAAAGCTGGTATATTGGTGGTCATTCCCTGGGAGGGTCTATGGCTTCAGATTTTGCGGTTTCAAATCCGGATCTGGTTAAAGGGGTTGTCCTGATGGGGGCATATCCTAACAAGAGTCCAGAGGACACAGGTTTGTTTTATCTTGCGATCACTGGTTCGGAGGATCGGATTATTAACCGTCAGTCCTTTGAATCTGCCAGCTGGGCAGACACTACACAGTTTGAAAATATTTCCGGTGGTAATCACTCTTATTTTGGTGATTATGGATTACAGGAAGGTGACAGTGAAGGGACCATTTCACGAACAGAGCAGCAGTCGATAACGGACTTCCTGATAGATTCTTTCATAAAGGAGGCAAAATAA
- the msrA gene encoding peptide-methionine (S)-S-oxide reductase MsrA, with amino-acid sequence MKKEIILAGGCFWGLEKYFQEIGGVEKTQVGFANGKTSNPSYEDVCYRNTGHAEVVYIVYDSESVSLPFLLEMYYQVIDPTVLNRQGPDTGTQYRTGIYYTDSADIEVIQESLNNLQKKFKNPVVIELLPLENYAPADDSHQRYLDKHPGGYCHIDKKYFEMARKAKDIGGEKT; translated from the coding sequence ATGAAAAAAGAAATTATTCTGGCAGGAGGATGTTTTTGGGGACTTGAAAAATATTTTCAGGAAATCGGAGGAGTAGAAAAAACTCAGGTTGGATTTGCCAATGGTAAGACGTCTAATCCAAGTTATGAAGATGTCTGCTACCGTAATACTGGTCATGCAGAAGTTGTTTATATCGTCTATGACAGCGAAAGCGTGTCACTTCCGTTCTTACTGGAAATGTATTATCAGGTGATCGACCCAACGGTACTGAACAGGCAGGGACCTGATACAGGAACCCAGTATCGAACCGGTATATATTACACGGATTCTGCTGATATAGAGGTTATTCAGGAGTCTTTGAACAATCTGCAAAAGAAATTTAAGAATCCGGTAGTCATTGAACTGTTGCCGCTTGAAAATTATGCACCAGCCGATGATTCGCATCAGAGATATCTGGATAAGCATCCCGGCGGTTATTGCCATATTGATAAAAAGTACTTTGAAATGGCCAGGAAGGCGAAAGACATAGGAGGTGAAAAAACATGA